A genomic segment from Streptosporangium roseum DSM 43021 encodes:
- a CDS encoding LysR family transcriptional regulator: MLDLNLLVALDALLEEGSVAGAAARLNTSAPAMSRTLGRIRRQLNDPVLVRAGRHLVPTPRALELHAAVRDLVRQASALLVPAGDPAPATLARTFNLQASDMLLSALAAPLVLAVGQRAPGVVLRFLPDTLEGTSALREGRVDLEIGVIDHAAPETCVEPLGTGRIVGMAREDHPLVIKGVTLRRFADAKHVGVSRHGRLHGPIDDLLAARGLRRRTAVTVSSHSMALLLARQSDLVCLAPAPADDDLPAALGLRAFEIPLELPEVEVAMAWHPRNDADGGQRWLRDQVREVLRGTRAFTNPPGRTPAGRSGK; this comes from the coding sequence ATGCTGGATCTGAACCTCCTGGTCGCGCTCGACGCGCTCCTGGAAGAGGGCAGCGTCGCCGGCGCGGCGGCCCGGCTCAACACCTCCGCGCCCGCGATGAGCCGCACGCTGGGGCGGATCAGGCGCCAGCTGAACGACCCCGTCCTGGTACGCGCCGGCCGCCACCTGGTCCCCACCCCGCGCGCACTCGAACTGCACGCCGCCGTCCGCGACCTGGTACGGCAGGCGTCCGCCCTCCTCGTGCCCGCGGGCGACCCCGCCCCTGCCACGCTCGCCAGGACCTTCAACCTGCAGGCGAGCGACATGCTGCTGTCCGCCCTGGCCGCGCCGCTCGTCCTGGCGGTCGGCCAGCGGGCACCGGGGGTGGTGCTGCGGTTCCTGCCCGACACCCTCGAAGGCACTTCGGCGCTGCGGGAGGGCCGGGTAGACCTGGAGATCGGGGTCATCGACCACGCCGCCCCCGAGACCTGTGTCGAGCCGCTGGGCACCGGCCGCATCGTCGGCATGGCGAGGGAGGATCATCCCCTGGTGATCAAAGGGGTCACCCTGCGCCGGTTCGCCGACGCCAAGCACGTCGGGGTGTCCAGGCACGGCCGGCTGCACGGGCCGATCGACGATCTTCTGGCTGCCCGGGGACTGCGCCGCAGGACCGCGGTGACCGTCTCCTCGCACTCGATGGCCCTGCTTCTGGCCAGACAGAGCGACCTGGTCTGCCTGGCGCCCGCTCCCGCCGACGACGATCTCCCGGCGGCGCTCGGCCTGCGCGCCTTCGAGATCCCGCTGGAACTGCCCGAGGTCGAGGTGGCCATGGCGTGGCATCCACGCAACGACGCCGACGGCGGGCAGCGCTGGCTGCGCGACCAGGTACGCGAGGTCCTGCGCGGAACCAGAGCCTTCACCAACCCTCCCGGCCGGACGCCGGCCGGTAGATCCGGGAAGTAG
- a CDS encoding LUD domain-containing protein: protein MTTSMPATPFADPAPAQRLERAAAALAAHGFTVEVLDDAAAARVRIKELIPEGVSVFTGASETLRLSGIDEDINSSGRYESVKARSTTMDRATQLAEIWRMIACPDVIVGSVAAVTETGSLVAASASGSQLAGYSGAAARAIWIVGAQKVVPDLGTALRRVEDHCLPLENERAMKAYGQPGALNRLLILNAEPHPGRGTVLLLREAIGF, encoded by the coding sequence ATGACCACCTCAATGCCGGCAACACCGTTCGCCGACCCGGCGCCCGCGCAGCGCCTGGAGCGGGCGGCCGCTGCGCTGGCCGCACACGGTTTCACCGTCGAAGTCCTCGACGACGCCGCCGCCGCGCGTGTCCGCATCAAAGAGCTGATACCCGAGGGCGTCAGCGTGTTCACTGGGGCCAGCGAGACCCTCCGCCTGTCCGGCATCGATGAGGACATCAACAGCAGCGGGCGATACGAGTCCGTCAAGGCACGCAGCACGACCATGGACCGCGCCACCCAATTGGCCGAGATCTGGCGGATGATTGCCTGCCCCGACGTCATTGTGGGCAGCGTCGCCGCGGTCACCGAGACCGGATCCCTTGTGGCCGCCTCGGCCAGCGGAAGCCAGCTGGCCGGCTACTCGGGTGCCGCGGCCCGCGCGATCTGGATCGTCGGGGCGCAGAAGGTGGTACCCGACCTGGGCACCGCGCTGCGGCGCGTCGAAGACCACTGCCTTCCGCTGGAAAACGAGCGCGCCATGAAGGCCTACGGGCAGCCCGGTGCCCTCAACCGCCTTCTCATCCTCAACGCAGAACCCCACCCCGGGCGCGGCACCGTCCTGCTGCTCCGCGAAGCCATCGGATTCTGA
- the sigJ gene encoding RNA polymerase sigma factor SigJ — MTTQSRPGHGRLDPGLDAITSERRQLINIAYRLLGSLAEAEDAVQETYARWYAMSPQQQDAIESPGAWLTTVTSRICLTLLSSARVRRETYVGEWIPEPLPERTERSTGRPGGTTVDPADRVTLDESVNMAFLVVLESMTPAERVAFILHDVFRYSFAEVAGIVGRTPAACRQLASSARRRIRDSQGPASPTVQQAGIVRDFKQAWEAKDIDALIGLLDPDATAIADGGGLATTFLRPIEGGEQIARAWVEIADRRPGDMTFLERTVNGQPGLVAQQDGVTVTVFAFEVAGDRIKRIWAVRNPEKLRRWTTG; from the coding sequence ATGACCACCCAATCCCGGCCAGGACACGGCCGGCTCGATCCCGGCCTGGACGCGATCACGAGCGAGCGGCGCCAGCTGATCAATATCGCCTACCGGCTTCTGGGCTCCCTGGCCGAGGCCGAGGACGCCGTACAGGAGACCTACGCCCGCTGGTACGCCATGTCCCCGCAGCAGCAGGACGCCATCGAATCCCCCGGCGCCTGGCTGACGACAGTCACCAGCCGCATCTGCCTCACCCTGCTCAGCTCCGCCCGGGTCCGACGAGAGACCTACGTGGGTGAATGGATCCCCGAGCCGCTACCCGAACGTACGGAGCGGAGCACCGGGCGGCCGGGCGGCACCACCGTCGACCCGGCCGACCGGGTCACCCTGGATGAGTCGGTCAACATGGCCTTCCTGGTCGTGCTCGAATCGATGACCCCGGCCGAGCGCGTCGCGTTCATCCTGCACGATGTCTTCCGCTACTCCTTTGCCGAAGTGGCCGGGATCGTCGGCCGTACGCCGGCGGCCTGCCGCCAGCTGGCCTCCTCCGCCCGCCGCCGCATCCGCGACTCGCAGGGCCCCGCGAGTCCGACAGTCCAGCAGGCCGGCATCGTCAGGGACTTCAAGCAGGCATGGGAGGCCAAGGACATCGACGCCCTCATCGGCCTGCTCGACCCCGACGCCACGGCGATCGCCGACGGCGGCGGCCTCGCCACGACCTTCCTGCGCCCCATCGAAGGCGGCGAGCAGATCGCGCGCGCCTGGGTCGAGATCGCCGACCGGAGGCCCGGCGACATGACGTTCCTGGAGCGTACGGTCAACGGTCAGCCCGGCCTGGTGGCTCAGCAAGACGGCGTCACCGTGACGGTGTTCGCGTTCGAGGTCGCAGGCGACCGGATCAAGCGCATCTGGGCAGTACGCAACCCCGAGAAGCTCCGCCGCTGGACGACGGGCTGA
- a CDS encoding NAD(P)/FAD-dependent oxidoreductase gives MVEHSTLHKVVVIGGGYAGTVAANHLRMRTDVDITLVNSRPKFVERIRLHQFVAGNYDASVDYGTLLGDGITLVVDNATRIDTASQTVELASGRALDYDHVIYAVGSTGAVPSSVPGAAEFAYSVAEFEFAQRLRARLVELPAHAAVTVAGGGLTGIETAAELAEQGRTVTLVCGGTLAPSLSAPARRSVATWLSEHGVTVLEANAVAEVRQDAVVLTDGPVRQSALTIWTAGFGVPGLAAASGLRVDALGRLLTDETLISVDDDRIVAAGDAASPSGRPLRMSCQAAVPLGMQAANTVLSRIAGTAPAAIDQAFKGSCISLGRHAGTMQLAREDDTPLDSYFDGQKAAELKEELCRRAVTGIAMEARSLGAVVWPKGGPRAAQMVASP, from the coding sequence ATGGTTGAACACAGCACACTCCACAAGGTCGTGGTCATCGGCGGCGGTTACGCGGGAACCGTCGCGGCCAACCACCTGCGTATGCGCACCGACGTCGACATCACCCTGGTCAACTCCCGCCCGAAGTTCGTCGAACGGATCCGGCTGCACCAGTTCGTGGCCGGCAATTACGACGCCTCGGTCGACTACGGCACGCTGCTCGGCGACGGCATCACGTTGGTGGTCGACAACGCCACCCGGATCGACACCGCCTCACAGACGGTGGAGCTGGCATCGGGCCGCGCGCTGGACTACGACCACGTCATCTACGCGGTCGGCAGCACCGGCGCGGTCCCCTCCTCGGTGCCAGGCGCGGCCGAATTCGCCTACTCCGTCGCCGAATTCGAGTTCGCTCAGCGGCTGCGTGCCAGGCTGGTGGAGCTGCCGGCCCATGCCGCGGTCACCGTGGCCGGCGGCGGGTTGACCGGCATCGAGACGGCCGCGGAACTCGCCGAGCAAGGACGTACGGTCACTCTGGTCTGCGGCGGAACCCTGGCTCCGTCACTCAGCGCTCCTGCCCGCCGATCCGTCGCGACGTGGCTGTCCGAGCACGGCGTCACCGTGCTCGAGGCCAACGCGGTGGCCGAGGTCCGGCAGGACGCGGTCGTCTTGACCGATGGACCCGTACGGCAGAGCGCACTCACCATCTGGACGGCCGGTTTCGGTGTGCCGGGCTTGGCGGCGGCCAGCGGGTTGCGCGTCGACGCGCTCGGCCGGCTGCTCACCGACGAAACGCTGATCAGCGTCGATGACGACCGCATCGTCGCGGCGGGTGACGCCGCTTCACCGTCGGGCCGCCCGCTGCGGATGAGCTGCCAGGCCGCGGTACCGCTCGGGATGCAGGCCGCCAACACCGTGCTGAGCCGCATCGCGGGAACAGCACCGGCGGCGATCGACCAGGCCTTCAAGGGATCGTGCATCAGCCTGGGCCGGCATGCCGGTACGATGCAGCTCGCCCGCGAGGACGACACCCCCTTGGACTCCTACTTCGACGGGCAGAAGGCCGCGGAGCTCAAGGAGGAGTTGTGCCGGAGGGCGGTGACGGGTATCGCCATGGAGGCCCGTAGCCTGGGTGCCGTCGTTTGGCCCAAGGGCGGGCCGCGTGCCGCGCAGATGGTCGCCTCCCCATGA
- the sigJ gene encoding RNA polymerase sigma factor SigJ, which translates to MTTNEHAERFTLLRPLLFTIVYEILGSATESDDVLQDGYLRWADVDLATVRDTKSYLARLVTRQALNALRAGARRREDYVGVWLPEPLLLDEHDASADVVLAESVSMAMLVLLETLTPDERAVFVLREVFGFDYDEIAGAVGKSVVTARQVAHRAREHVAARRKRFEPAGPAKTARITGQFMAAVTTGDMEGLLSLLAPDVTWTTDSGGKVIAVRRPVMGAEKVAALLLGIFRADTRIESVNCNNTPALVAYSGDHLEGVFLVEVVGGKITHFYAIRNPDKLLALAAPRQISR; encoded by the coding sequence ATGACCACCAACGAGCATGCTGAGCGGTTCACCCTGTTGCGGCCGCTGCTGTTCACGATCGTCTACGAGATACTCGGTTCGGCGACCGAATCCGACGACGTGCTGCAGGACGGCTATCTCCGGTGGGCGGACGTGGACCTGGCGACGGTCCGTGACACCAAGTCGTACCTGGCGCGGCTGGTGACCCGTCAGGCACTCAACGCGTTGCGGGCCGGCGCGCGCCGCCGCGAGGACTACGTCGGTGTGTGGCTGCCGGAGCCGCTGCTGCTCGACGAGCACGACGCGTCGGCGGACGTGGTGCTCGCCGAGTCGGTGTCGATGGCGATGCTGGTGCTGCTCGAAACGCTCACCCCCGATGAGCGCGCGGTATTCGTCTTGCGCGAGGTGTTCGGCTTCGACTACGACGAGATCGCGGGAGCAGTGGGCAAATCGGTCGTGACGGCACGCCAGGTGGCGCATCGCGCCCGCGAGCACGTAGCGGCGCGACGTAAGCGCTTCGAGCCCGCAGGCCCGGCCAAGACCGCGCGGATCACCGGGCAGTTCATGGCCGCGGTGACCACCGGCGACATGGAGGGGCTGCTCTCGCTGCTCGCGCCGGACGTCACCTGGACCACCGACAGCGGCGGCAAGGTGATCGCGGTGCGCCGGCCTGTGATGGGCGCGGAGAAGGTGGCCGCGCTCCTCCTGGGAATCTTCCGCGCGGACACGCGGATCGAGTCGGTGAACTGCAACAACACGCCCGCGCTTGTCGCCTACAGCGGCGACCACCTGGAGGGTGTCTTCCTGGTCGAAGTCGTCGGCGGGAAGATCACTCACTTCTACGCCATCCGCAATCCGGACAAACTCCTCGCATTGGCAGCACCACGTCAGATCAGCCGGTAG
- a CDS encoding YybH family protein, producing MPAQREVDEAKIRKQVDKIVEGIQAKDLERLKQLYATDVVSFDVEPPLQHVGIAAKLKNWAKVFTFFQDATYEVRDLTLIVDENVAFGHGFGRLSGTLKNGTATSGMWVRATFCFRKIDGDWLIAHDQVSVPLDMPSGKGVTDLEP from the coding sequence ATGCCTGCGCAACGCGAGGTAGACGAAGCCAAGATCAGGAAGCAAGTCGACAAGATAGTAGAAGGAATCCAGGCCAAGGATCTCGAGCGCCTGAAGCAGCTTTACGCAACGGACGTCGTTTCTTTCGACGTCGAGCCGCCGCTGCAACATGTAGGGATAGCGGCGAAATTGAAGAACTGGGCGAAAGTGTTCACGTTCTTCCAGGATGCGACTTATGAGGTTCGCGACCTGACGCTCATCGTGGATGAAAATGTGGCATTCGGGCACGGATTCGGCCGGCTCAGCGGCACACTGAAGAACGGGACGGCGACGAGCGGTATGTGGGTCCGGGCCACTTTCTGCTTCCGGAAGATCGACGGCGATTGGCTGATCGCGCACGACCAGGTTTCCGTGCCACTCGATATGCCGAGCGGCAAAGGAGTGACCGACCTCGAGCCCTAA
- a CDS encoding DUF2283 domain-containing protein: MTAVRVTYDDAVDAAYVYLSDPQMARPRVARMYPCDPIEVDGMINLDFDEEGRVIGIEILGAKSKLPKYLLESAEMLNG; encoded by the coding sequence ATGACAGCAGTACGGGTCACATACGATGATGCAGTCGATGCAGCCTATGTGTATCTATCCGATCCCCAGATGGCGCGCCCACGCGTGGCTCGCATGTATCCGTGCGATCCGATCGAGGTCGACGGTATGATAAATCTTGATTTCGATGAAGAGGGTCGCGTCATAGGAATCGAAATACTGGGGGCGAAGTCAAAACTTCCCAAATATCTTCTCGAATCTGCAGAAATGCTTAATGGCTAG
- a CDS encoding AMP-binding protein translates to MQSYSSAAAATPLLGETIGDNFERTVRRFGDREALVDVPSGRRWTYAELDADVNRLALALLASGIAKGDRIGIWAPNCAEWMIVQYATAKIGAILVNVNPAYRGHELDYVVRQSGLRLLISALTHKGSDYRAMVEEIGFADVVYLGEPGWDRLLALTAPEERLRERMASLSADDAINIQYTSGTTGFPKGATLSHHNILNNGFFVGELIHYDEHDRVCLPVPFYHCFGMVMGNLGATSHGACVVIPAPGFDPEATLRAVQQERCTSLYGVPTMFIAELTLAGQYDLSSLRTGIMAGSPCPVEVMKRVVTEMNMAEVAICYGMTETSPVSTMTRSDDSLERRTETVGQVMPHVEVKITHPETGLTVPRGEPGELCTRGYSVMLGYWNEPERTAEAIDTARWMHTGDLATMDADGYVNVVGRIKDMVIRGGENVYPREVEEFLYRHPDIADVQVIGVPDEKYGEELMAWVVIRQGGTPLTAEAVREFCAGKLAHYKIPRYVHVVDGFPMTVTGKIRKVEMREEGVRLLGLDQ, encoded by the coding sequence ATGCAGTCCTACTCGAGCGCGGCGGCGGCGACCCCGCTGCTGGGCGAGACCATCGGCGACAACTTCGAGCGGACCGTGCGGCGCTTCGGCGACCGCGAGGCACTCGTCGACGTGCCCTCCGGCCGTCGCTGGACCTACGCCGAGCTCGACGCCGACGTGAACCGGCTGGCCCTCGCGCTCCTCGCCTCCGGCATCGCCAAGGGCGACCGGATCGGCATCTGGGCGCCCAACTGCGCCGAATGGATGATCGTCCAGTACGCCACCGCGAAGATCGGCGCGATCCTGGTCAACGTCAACCCCGCCTACCGCGGCCACGAGCTCGACTACGTCGTCAGGCAGTCGGGCCTGCGCCTGCTCATCAGCGCGCTCACGCACAAGGGCAGCGACTACCGCGCGATGGTCGAGGAGATCGGGTTCGCCGACGTCGTCTACCTCGGCGAACCCGGCTGGGACCGGCTGCTGGCGCTGACCGCCCCCGAGGAGCGGCTGCGCGAGCGCATGGCGTCGCTGAGCGCCGACGACGCGATCAACATCCAGTACACCTCCGGCACGACCGGTTTCCCCAAGGGCGCCACGCTCTCGCACCACAACATCCTCAACAACGGCTTCTTCGTCGGCGAGCTCATCCACTACGACGAGCACGACAGGGTGTGCCTGCCGGTGCCCTTCTACCACTGCTTCGGCATGGTGATGGGCAACCTCGGCGCCACCTCCCACGGCGCGTGCGTGGTCATCCCCGCGCCCGGCTTCGACCCCGAGGCGACGCTGCGGGCCGTACAGCAGGAACGATGCACCTCCCTGTACGGTGTGCCGACCATGTTCATCGCCGAGCTCACTCTCGCAGGGCAGTACGACCTGTCCAGCCTGCGCACCGGCATCATGGCGGGCTCGCCCTGCCCTGTCGAGGTGATGAAGCGCGTCGTCACCGAGATGAACATGGCCGAGGTCGCCATCTGCTACGGCATGACCGAGACCTCGCCCGTCTCCACCATGACCAGGTCCGACGACAGCCTGGAGCGCCGCACCGAGACCGTCGGGCAGGTGATGCCGCACGTCGAAGTCAAGATCACGCACCCGGAGACCGGGCTGACCGTGCCGCGCGGCGAGCCCGGCGAGCTGTGCACGCGCGGCTACTCGGTGATGCTCGGCTACTGGAACGAGCCGGAGCGCACGGCCGAGGCCATCGACACCGCCCGCTGGATGCACACCGGCGACCTGGCCACCATGGACGCCGACGGCTACGTCAACGTGGTCGGCCGGATCAAGGACATGGTCATCAGGGGAGGCGAGAACGTCTACCCGCGCGAGGTCGAGGAGTTCCTCTACCGCCACCCCGACATCGCCGACGTGCAGGTGATCGGCGTGCCCGACGAGAAGTACGGCGAGGAGCTCATGGCCTGGGTCGTCATCCGCCAGGGCGGCACACCCCTGACCGCCGAGGCCGTCAGGGAGTTCTGCGCCGGCAAGCTCGCCCACTACAAGATCCCGCGCTACGTCCACGTCGTCGACGGGTTCCCGATGACGGTCACCGGCAAGATCCGCAAGGTCGAGATGCGCGAGGAGGGCGTGCGCCTGCTCGGGCTCGACCAGTGA
- a CDS encoding carboxylesterase/lipase family protein: MIVRTTAGLVEGRAEEGVLAFLGVPYAAPPFGEHRFGAPVPPPAWDGVRPAVTRGPAAPQAAGEDIGLYAPDVFEVGEDCLNLDVRTPETGRAGLPVLVWIHGGAFSIGGNGAAWHQGSRFARDGVVCVAINYRLGFEGFLALEDAPLNRGVLDWLAALEWVRDNIAAFGGDPGNVTIAGQSAGAAAVATLLTMPRAEGLFRRAIVMSGSANLVATEQEARDYAKTLATRLGIDPTRSSFAGLPPEALVAEQPPPLTGDAGGLNESVPVKPVVDGDLIPAVPLAALRAGASGHLPLLVGCTSQEADVFVRRLAADLDEAAAQAALDHLGVQVDGPGLTPAERVGRAFTQHLFTRETRWIREARPAYAYEFRWESPVESPVGGGRVGAVHNLDLPFVFDVLDAPGVERTAGPGAPQAVADAMHAAWVRFARTGDPGWPLGHTMVFNEPIDRRL, encoded by the coding sequence ATGATCGTGCGAACCACTGCCGGGCTGGTCGAGGGCAGGGCCGAGGAGGGCGTGCTCGCCTTCCTCGGCGTGCCGTACGCCGCCCCGCCCTTCGGCGAGCACCGCTTCGGCGCGCCCGTCCCGCCACCCGCGTGGGACGGCGTACGGCCCGCCGTCACGCGGGGCCCTGCCGCCCCGCAGGCGGCCGGTGAGGACATCGGCCTGTACGCGCCCGACGTCTTCGAGGTCGGCGAGGACTGCCTCAACCTCGACGTGCGCACCCCTGAGACCGGCCGGGCCGGGCTGCCCGTCCTGGTCTGGATCCACGGCGGCGCGTTCTCCATCGGCGGCAACGGGGCGGCCTGGCACCAGGGCTCCCGCTTCGCCCGCGACGGCGTGGTCTGCGTGGCCATCAACTACCGGCTCGGCTTCGAGGGCTTCCTGGCCCTGGAGGACGCCCCGCTCAACCGGGGCGTCCTCGACTGGCTGGCCGCGCTGGAATGGGTGCGCGACAACATCGCGGCCTTCGGCGGCGACCCCGGCAACGTGACGATCGCCGGGCAGTCGGCGGGCGCCGCCGCCGTCGCCACCCTGCTGACGATGCCCCGTGCCGAAGGGCTGTTCCGGCGCGCGATCGTGATGAGCGGCTCGGCCAACCTGGTCGCCACCGAGCAGGAGGCGCGCGACTACGCCAAGACGCTCGCCACCCGGCTGGGGATCGACCCGACCAGGTCCTCGTTCGCCGGGCTGCCCCCCGAGGCGCTCGTCGCCGAACAGCCGCCGCCGCTGACCGGCGACGCCGGCGGGCTGAACGAGTCGGTGCCGGTCAAGCCGGTCGTCGACGGCGACCTGATCCCGGCCGTCCCGCTGGCCGCCCTGCGCGCAGGCGCGAGCGGGCACCTTCCACTGCTGGTCGGCTGCACCTCCCAGGAGGCCGACGTGTTCGTCCGCCGCCTGGCCGCCGACCTCGACGAGGCCGCCGCGCAGGCCGCGCTCGACCATCTCGGCGTCCAGGTCGACGGACCCGGCCTCACGCCCGCCGAACGCGTCGGACGCGCCTTCACCCAGCACCTGTTCACCCGCGAGACGCGCTGGATCCGCGAGGCCAGGCCCGCCTACGCCTACGAGTTCCGGTGGGAGTCGCCCGTCGAGAGCCCGGTCGGCGGCGGACGCGTGGGCGCGGTGCACAACCTCGACCTGCCCTTCGTCTTCGACGTGCTCGACGCGCCCGGCGTCGAACGCACCGCAGGACCGGGCGCGCCGCAGGCCGTGGCCGACGCGATGCACGCCGCCTGGGTGCGTTTCGCCCGCACCGGCGATCCCGGCTGGCCACTCGGGCACACCATGGTCTTCAATGAACCCATCGACCGGAGGTTGTGA
- a CDS encoding M28 family metallopeptidase: MIPDTARMMEWIETVTSRGIRRPGYPADDWTAAWAAERFTEFGLHDVRLAPVELPVWRPVTAALVVRLDADPSRVVRVAASALPYTTPKAIVSAPVSREVVPGAIVVPEYTFTELPQSYLRDLATAVHDPEGVFDELVQTLPFQLDYLDVIQGVMDGGAAAFAGALTGVPWETRDYYVPYDAVHRGLPAVWLSGGDSRRVLDLVDEGPCTGTLTVESETGPAVSHNVIGTLPGRSDQWVIIGSHHDAPWASAVEDASGIALVLAAAQYWAGVPERDRPHNLIFLLTAGHMAHAAGTRAFIEENRGLLGDVVLQLHLEHAARRCVIVDDELVPTGDPEPGWWFTTRKPELERLVAAALVAEDLRRSFVLPPDVFSPMPPTDGAFFHPEGVPLVHFLSAPMYLFDSADTLDKVHEASLEPLTRAAIRIVEGTAGWRRA; the protein is encoded by the coding sequence ATGATCCCGGACACCGCGCGGATGATGGAGTGGATCGAGACGGTCACCTCGCGGGGCATCAGGCGTCCCGGCTACCCGGCCGACGACTGGACCGCCGCGTGGGCCGCCGAGCGCTTCACCGAGTTCGGGCTCCACGACGTACGGCTGGCGCCGGTCGAGCTGCCCGTCTGGCGGCCGGTGACGGCGGCCCTGGTGGTGCGCCTGGACGCCGACCCGTCGAGAGTCGTGCGGGTGGCGGCGTCCGCCCTGCCGTACACCACGCCGAAGGCGATCGTGAGCGCGCCGGTCAGCCGCGAGGTCGTGCCGGGCGCGATCGTCGTGCCCGAGTACACCTTCACCGAGCTGCCGCAGTCCTACCTCAGGGACCTGGCGACGGCCGTGCACGACCCCGAGGGCGTCTTCGACGAGCTGGTCCAGACGCTGCCCTTCCAGCTCGACTACCTCGACGTCATCCAGGGCGTCATGGACGGCGGCGCCGCCGCCTTCGCGGGGGCACTGACCGGGGTGCCGTGGGAGACACGCGACTACTACGTGCCCTACGACGCCGTGCACCGCGGCCTCCCGGCCGTCTGGCTGTCGGGCGGCGACTCGCGGCGGGTGCTCGACCTGGTCGACGAGGGCCCCTGCACGGGCACGCTCACCGTCGAGTCGGAGACGGGCCCGGCCGTCTCGCACAACGTGATCGGCACGCTCCCCGGCCGCTCCGACCAGTGGGTGATCATCGGCTCGCACCACGACGCGCCCTGGGCCTCGGCCGTCGAGGACGCCTCGGGGATCGCGCTGGTGCTGGCCGCCGCCCAGTACTGGGCGGGCGTGCCCGAGCGGGACCGGCCGCACAACCTGATCTTCCTGCTGACCGCAGGTCACATGGCGCACGCCGCGGGCACCCGGGCCTTCATCGAGGAGAACCGCGGCCTGCTGGGCGACGTCGTGCTCCAGCTCCACCTGGAGCACGCCGCCCGGCGGTGCGTGATCGTGGACGACGAGCTGGTGCCCACCGGCGACCCCGAACCCGGCTGGTGGTTCACCACCAGGAAACCGGAGCTGGAGAGGCTGGTGGCGGCGGCCCTCGTCGCGGAGGACCTGAGACGCTCGTTCGTGCTGCCGCCGGACGTGTTCTCCCCGATGCCGCCCACCGACGGGGCCTTCTTCCACCCCGAAGGGGTGCCGCTCGTGCACTTCCTGTCGGCTCCCATGTACCTGTTCGACTCGGCCGACACCCTCGACAAGGTGCACGAGGCCAGCCTTGAGCCGCTCACCCGGGCGGCGATCAGAATCGTCGAAGGGACGGCCGGATGGCGCCGCGCATGA
- a CDS encoding carbohydrate ABC transporter permease: protein MRAGTVLRTVWLIVAVGFMLLPVYAMLVVASAPDDTDLRGLVFNGFHLPENIGLLFGEGNLPTYLRNSLILCVGTGVLDVIFSAAAGYAMAQLSFPGRRVLFALVIGTLALTPMVLVIPVFLIVKELGWVNTFQGMMVPGMISAFGVFLVRQFALGIPKELLLAARVDGAGEFRIFARIAVPLLKPALITLFLVHFLAQWDNLLWPLIVANEQELWPLPVGLANFQSEVGFNYHLTTTAALVTAVPPFILMVALQRYYVAGLTFGGLKR from the coding sequence ATGAGAGCGGGAACCGTCCTGCGCACCGTCTGGCTGATCGTCGCGGTCGGGTTCATGCTGCTGCCGGTCTATGCCATGCTCGTCGTCGCCTCGGCGCCCGACGACACCGACCTGCGCGGACTGGTCTTCAACGGCTTCCACCTGCCCGAGAACATCGGGCTGCTGTTCGGCGAGGGCAACCTGCCCACCTACCTGCGCAACAGCCTCATCCTGTGCGTCGGCACCGGCGTCCTGGACGTGATCTTCTCGGCCGCCGCCGGTTACGCGATGGCCCAGCTGTCCTTCCCCGGCCGCCGCGTCCTGTTCGCGCTGGTGATCGGCACGCTCGCGCTCACCCCGATGGTCCTGGTCATCCCCGTCTTCCTCATCGTGAAGGAGCTCGGCTGGGTCAACACCTTCCAGGGCATGATGGTGCCGGGCATGATCAGCGCGTTCGGCGTCTTCCTGGTGCGGCAGTTCGCCCTCGGCATCCCGAAGGAGCTGCTGCTGGCCGCGCGGGTCGACGGCGCCGGGGAGTTCCGCATCTTCGCGCGCATCGCCGTGCCGCTGCTCAAGCCCGCGCTCATCACCCTGTTCCTCGTGCATTTCCTAGCACAGTGGGACAACCTGCTCTGGCCGCTGATCGTGGCTAACGAGCAGGAGCTGTGGCCGTTGCCGGTGGGGCTGGCCAACTTCCAGAGCGAGGTCGGCTTCAACTATCACCTGACCACCACCGCGGCACTGGTCACCGCCGTGCCACCGTTCATCCTGATGGTGGCGCTGCAGCGCTACTACGTGGCTGGGCTCACCTTCGGAGGGCTGAAACGATGA